In Juglans regia cultivar Chandler chromosome 13, Walnut 2.0, whole genome shotgun sequence, the following proteins share a genomic window:
- the LOC108997323 gene encoding putative F-box protein At3g23260, producing MASTSSQKGLEETSVVQHSNTEMESNSDIQNEEDGFMEIDPEALFQILARVPPESLVHCKSVGKCWLSTIRDPNFLKFRCDIQKSNRLFIIEKNSWFEFYAFAFGVESGIFTGRTLQHSCCLVIRIEDTCDGLILHKSIFESDLHIYNSCTGATKTVTSHEPPTSSKNYYSLAYDASIQKYKLVWFCLSKSIIKCYIFVLGRNHNTDRNENADWRELSFAFPQIVIPRQPTIYFDRVVCNGALNWIAEIIPEENEEQGAAFVISIDIASEELRDRIELPSKPNICFTEMFNCKLLVSNGFLCYANPTSKEEFHFWVLRDAANHYWMKQLTLRLSSMLFIPDSLRTFLCDDFLPLAIINESEKSCPISILILHCHRLFLYNVESQELRVNVLEEAVSEDAYFLPFSTFTFINRPIRWD from the exons ATGGCGTCTACAAGTTCACAAAAAG GTCTTGAGGAAACTTCAGTTGTGCAGCATAGCAACACGGAAATGGAATCAAATTCTGACAttcaaaatgaagaagatggcTTCATGGAGATTGATCCAGAAGCCCTATTTCAGATATTAGCAAGGGTTCCGCCAGAAAGCCTTGTCCATTGTAAGAGTGTCGGCAAATGTTGGCTAAGCACGATTCGTGATCCAAACTTCCTCAAGTTCCGTTGTGACATTCAGAAATCTAATCGGTTGTTCATCATTGAAAAGAATTCCTGGTTTGAATTCTATGCTTTTGCTTTTGGAGTTGAGAGTGGTATTTTCACGGGTAGAACATTACAGCACTCCTGCTGCCTAGTCATTCGCATTGAAGATACCTGCGACGGGCTGATACTTCACAAATCTATATTTGAAAGCGATTTACACATCTATAATTCCTGCACTGGAGCCACGAAAACTGTCACCAGCCATGAGCCACCAACGAGTTCAAAGAACTACTATTCATTGGCATATGATGCTTCCATCCAGAAGTATAAGTTGGTTTGGTTTTGTCTGAGTAAGAGCATTATTAAGTGCTATATATTTGTTCTGGGTCGTAATCATAACACTGACCGAAATGAGAATGCTGATTGGAGGGAATTGAGCTTTGCTTTCCCACAGATTGTTATTCCTAGACAACCCACCATATATTTTGACAGAGTTGTCTGTAATGGTGCTCTGAATTGGATAGCCGAAATTATTccagaagaaaatgaagaacagGGAGCAGCATTTGTAATATCAATTGACATAGCAAGTGAGGAGCTTAGGGACAGAATAGAGTTGCCAAGCAAACCCAACATATGCTTCACGGAAATGTTCAACTGCAAGTTATTAGTATCGAATGGATTCCTTTGTTATGCTAATCCAACTTCCAAAGAAGAATTTCATTTCTGGGTCTTAAGGGATGCTGCAAACCATTACTGGATGAAGCAGCTTACGCTACGTCTTTCATCGATGCTTTTCATACCAGATAGTTTGAGGACTTTCCTTTGTGATGATTTCCTACCTCTTGCAATAATAAACGAGAGTGAAAAGTCTTGTCCGATTTCAATCCTGATACTACATTGCCACAGGTTGTTTCTGTACAATGTGGAGAGCCAAGAGCTGAGGGTCAACGTGCTTGAAGAAGCGGTGTCAGAGGATGCATACTTTCTTCCCTTTTCCACCTTCACTTTTATTAACAGGCCTATTCGTTGGGACTAA